The sequence below is a genomic window from Brevibacillus laterosporus.
CCAACTATCTTTACGGAAACGACTGAATTTGAATATGAGCTGTTACAAAAGCGTATTCGCGAATTAGCCTTCTTAAATAAAGGCTTATGCATTACGCTGGAGGATCAGCGAGAAGGCCAAGAACGTCGTGAAGAGTTCTACTATGAGGGCGGAATTAAGTCTTACGTAGAGTACTTGAATAAAAACCGTGAGAGCCTGCATGAAGAAGTGATCTACTGTGAAGGCGAAAAGGAAGGATTGCAGGTAGAGGTAGCGATTCAATACAACGATAGCTATGTAAGCAACATCTATTCCTTTGCAAATAACATTAATACGCACGAAGGTGGAACACATGAGGCTGGTTTTAAAGCAGGCTTAACCCGCGTAATTAATGATTACAGCCGTAAATTTAACTTTTTAAAAGAAAAAGATACAAATCTGTCTGGCGATGATGTTCGTGAGGGAATTACAGCAATTATCTCTGTTAAAATTTCTGAACCACAGTTTGAAGGACAGACAAAAACCAAGCTAGGTAACTCAGAGGCTCGTAGCATCACAGAATCGGTCTTTGTAGAGCGATTCCAAGAATTTATGGAGCAGAACCCTGCTGTAGCCAAAAAGGTTGTAGAGAAGTCCCTGATGGCTGCTAGAGCGCGTGAAGCTGCTCGAAAGGCACGTGAACTGACTCGCCGTAAAAATGCCTTGGAAGTAAGTGCTCTTCCGGGTAAGCTGGCTGACTGTTCTTCCAAAGATGCAGCGGAGAGCGAATTATTTATTGTAGAGGGTGACTCTGCGGGTGGCTCTGCCAAAATGGGACGCGATCGTCATTTCCAGGCGATCCTGCCATTGCGTGGTAAAGTATTGAACGTAGAGAAATCACGTCTAGATAAAATTCTAGGTAACAATGAGATTCGAATGATCATCACGGCACTAGGAACGGGTATTGGTGAAGATTTTGATATCAGTAAAGCGCGTTATCATAAAATTGTAATCATGACCGATGCCGATGTCGATGGTGCTCACATTCGTACACTATTGTTAACCTTCTTCTATCGCTATATGCGTCAGTTAATTGAAGCTGGTTATGTGTATATTGCGCAACCACCACTCTTTAGTATTAAGCAAGGGAAAACCATGCACTATGCCTTTAATGATCGCCAGCGCGACCAAATCCTGAGCCAACTAAAAGAGATTCCTAAACCAAACATCCAACGTTACAAGGGATTAGGTGAAATGAACGCGGAGCAATTGTGGGAAACAACGATGGACCCTACTGTTCGTACGTTGCTACAAGTAAGTTTAGAGGATGCCATTGATTCTGATATGGTCTTCCAAACTTTGATGGGCGATGAAGTAGAGCCGCGCCGTGACTTTATTGAAAGCTACTCTCGTAACGTACGTAATTTGGATATTTAATGTAACCCATACCCACTAATTGGGTGGTCACAAGGATTCGAATTTGTTCATAGTAAATTGGAAAAGCTTGTCCTTTATTGGGCAAGCTTTTTGTTGTGTAATAGACATTTTCACTATACATGTTTTATAAAACGTTCCCCATTAACTTCTTCAACTTAGCTTCTGTCGTAGATTGTGGCACAGGAGTATAAATACTACAACGTAAATCGGCACTACCATGTACCTGCAAAGAGGTGAGATGAAACAACATCTTTCCTGCCTTAGCATGTCGAAATTCAATGTAAACCTCTGGAGCTGAGCTAACCTCGCTCTGTTCCCATAATCGCTGAAAATCAGGATGCGCGGCTTTCATTTTACCCACGAATTGATTATACCAATCATCCTCTACATATTGCCCATAAGAGGCCCGAAAGATAGCGAGAAAACCACTCACGAAATGCTCCCAATTAACGGCTAACCGCTGCAATTCTTTTCTAGTAAACACCAGGCCTACTAAATTACGTTCTTCATAAGGAATCTCATTAAAATCTAGAAATACATGTGAGGCTGCTTCATTCCAGCCAACAATATGGCTCCGACTATCCGAGATGATTGTGGGGCAAAAGCGAAGTTCTTTCAAAATTTTTTGTAAGGGAGGAGTGATTTCTGTTATTTCTTCGTTCCTTTTTGTTATAACTGGCCCAGCTCCAAGTGCTAACGAATGTAGATATTTCTGCTCATCTACTGTTAGTTGTAAGGCAGTAGCAATGGCATCTACTACCGATTTTGATACGGTGATGTCACGTCCCTGTTCCAGCCAGGTGTACCAGGTGGTGCTGACACCTGCTAACTGTGCCACTTCTTCTCTACGTAACCCTGGCGTTCTTCTACGTACA
It includes:
- the gyrB gene encoding DNA topoisomerase (ATP-hydrolyzing) subunit B — translated: MDVTTKDQNYDASQIQVLEGLEAVRKRPGMYIGSTSSRGLHHLVWEIVDNSIDESLAGYCTEINVFIHKDNTITVIDNGRGIPTGIHDKTGKSTVETVLTVLHAGGKFGGGGYKVSGGLHGVGSSVVNALSEWMNVTVKQNGNIYSMRFNVGAPEEDLKITGETEITGTTITFKPDPTIFTETTEFEYELLQKRIRELAFLNKGLCITLEDQREGQERREEFYYEGGIKSYVEYLNKNRESLHEEVIYCEGEKEGLQVEVAIQYNDSYVSNIYSFANNINTHEGGTHEAGFKAGLTRVINDYSRKFNFLKEKDTNLSGDDVREGITAIISVKISEPQFEGQTKTKLGNSEARSITESVFVERFQEFMEQNPAVAKKVVEKSLMAARAREAARKARELTRRKNALEVSALPGKLADCSSKDAAESELFIVEGDSAGGSAKMGRDRHFQAILPLRGKVLNVEKSRLDKILGNNEIRMIITALGTGIGEDFDISKARYHKIVIMTDADVDGAHIRTLLLTFFYRYMRQLIEAGYVYIAQPPLFSIKQGKTMHYAFNDRQRDQILSQLKEIPKPNIQRYKGLGEMNAEQLWETTMDPTVRTLLQVSLEDAIDSDMVFQTLMGDEVEPRRDFIESYSRNVRNLDI
- a CDS encoding XRE family transcriptional regulator, with the translated sequence MNQNARLQALSTFLKGQRAKISPESVGLVAGVRRRTPGLRREEVAQLAGVSTTWYTWLEQGRDITVSKSVVDAIATALQLTVDEQKYLHSLALGAGPVITKRNEEITEITPPLQKILKELRFCPTIISDSRSHIVGWNEAASHVFLDFNEIPYEERNLVGLVFTRKELQRLAVNWEHFVSGFLAIFRASYGQYVEDDWYNQFVGKMKAAHPDFQRLWEQSEVSSAPEVYIEFRHAKAGKMLFHLTSLQVHGSADLRCSIYTPVPQSTTEAKLKKLMGNVL